The sequence below is a genomic window from Gopherus evgoodei ecotype Sinaloan lineage chromosome 9, rGopEvg1_v1.p, whole genome shotgun sequence.
TAAATTCCAATATGTGACTTATTTTTGCTTAGTGTCTTCAGTTTGAAAATAGCACAGGGGTTAATATATTGGTCTGTCTTGATCTGTGCTCTCTTGAGTTAATTCATAGGCAAATCCTAAGGCCTGGGTTGgctttcttttgtatttaaaaaataacagaaccaaaacaaaccccaacACATTTGAGCTAGAACTCAATGAGATTCTCAACCTCCTTTTTGGAGTCCTGGCCTCCTGCTCCTAGGGAGTCCCTGATTCCCACTGTCCTGAGAAGTCACAGCACATCTTTAGCCATAACAATGAGTGTGATGTCATCTAGGAGGCAGGAAGGTCACTCAGGGGCAGCATCAAGGGAGTGTGAACTTCCTGCTGGCAGTAGGGGCAAATTCATCACTGCAGATAGCTGGGGTCCAGACCAGGAAATGAACGTGCAAGGCTCTAGGTGAACAAGGCAGGGGCAGTACTGCTTTTGGCAGCAGCATATGCTTGCTGTTGTGTGCTTCAGAGCCCTGAGGAGCCTGTTCCTGAGATGGAGGAGGGAcaggtgtgttgttttttttttgttttttgtttttttgttttttaaggctcTTGTGTGGTGTATCTGACCCCGATGGGCTGAGCTGGGACCTGGAAAAGTGACCTAGATATGGTCCAAGCTCTATAGAAATACTACAAGCAACCGCTCATGGCAGCTTAGCGATGGGCCTGATCTCTTTGCTCTCCTGCCTCTTCTGGGCTCCAAGGGAAGCCTCGTAGGCCAGATCCTACATCCTGTGCTTCCAAGATCCTTGCAGTAGCCTTACTTCCTTGGGGTTAGAGAGGTCTGCAGCTCACAAAGCCTTGTTGTGCCTGGACACTTGGGCCTGTGTCAGTAGGGGAGGCGCAACGCTGTACCTCTGAACTCTAATCCATCCTGTTTCGTTTTCACTGCCCAACCCCTTTCCAGGCTGGGTCTGTCTGCAAGTGCTGGATGCAGGCAGGAAACTCCAGGTGTGTTGGTGGAACGACTCAGCCACTGGATGTTCCCATGGGGGCTCATTAAGCCCACATGCAGGGGGCTAAGAGCTTCCAAAACACTGAACTCTCTGAACAGGCAGTGTAATTtagtgctgggagggcagcagaggcagcatgcTCTTAGGCTGGGCACAGGGATGAAGCTGATCATGCTTTAGTGACTAATGCAGGGACTCGCCACAGCCTTGCTGTGAGATGGGACCAACAAAGTGCATTGAGGCAGAGTAGATACAGGGGCAGTTAATGGCCACCTGGACTTATCAATGAGTTATTGCTTCATGCGAGTGCACAGGGGCTTAGAAGAACCCAGGAGTGTTGCCCTTGATTGTACTAACTTGCTAACTTGCCTCCAGCTCTGAGGAAtccagctgctccagctccagctctgaGGAATCCTTTCAGGAAAAGGCAGGCAATTCCTGGGATAAGCCATGTCGGAGGCTGTGGATCTGTCTTTCCTATCGGAGGCAGAAAGGGATATGATCCTGCAAGTCCTGCAGCGAGATGAAGAGCTCCGCAAGGCTGAGGAGAGAAGGGTCAGGTGAGAGCCTGGGTAGAGGAGagagttttttttccttcagtcttcaGCTGCAGTCTGCTTCCTTGATGGCTGGTAGAGTTTTGCCTGTAAATGGCAGGGTGGGGATGGACATGGGTCTTGTAGTTAGCTGCCCTACTGGTATTGTGTTCTGTTCCTCCTAAATGGTAAATGGTGGCTGCCCTGTCCTGACTTGCTCTAAGAGGCAGCATCGACGCAGGGCTCAGTGTGGTTTTTAACTGCTCCTGGGTTTTGCATCTGAACAGGCGACTGAAGAATGAGCTGCTGGAGATCCGACGCAAAGGGGCCAAGCGGGGCAGTCAGCGCTACAGCGAGAGGACGTGTGCCCGGTGCCAGCAGAGCTTGGGCCGGGTGAGCCCCAAGGCCAACAGCTGCCGCGGCTGCAACCACCTGGTGTGTCGGGACTGCCGCTCCTACAGCATCAACAGCACCTGGCGCTGTAAAGTCTGCACCAAGGAAGCGTGAGTGTTTCCCTGGGGAGAGTTCAGGCTAAGTGTGTTTCTCTGCCCAGATCATGCCTGCCTTCCTCATCCTCCCTGTTGCCAGGCTTGCAACCTGGGTGCCATCCTGCTCTTCTTTTCCCCTGCTCCCACACACAGTAAGGCTCTTTCAAAGACCTCATGGCTTACTCCGACATCTGTAAAACCCGTCCGTCCGTCCTCTATTTCTGCTGATTGTTGTCCTGGTTATCTCTTACCACAGCTGTTCCACTCTCCACCTACCCTGGAGTCCAGCCTTTCTTCTTCCCTCCCAGTCTGTTCCGAGCACTTCTGCTATGAGTCTTCCCCTCCAACGCCCTTCTTCCCATTCTCTTTCTGCACCAAGCTGGCAATATGCAAGCTTTCAGTGGTGAAAAACAGacccctctctcctctcctgccctgccTTACCTGTGTCCCTTGTCCCTCGCCCACTTGTAGCTCCGCAGcatctctcctgctgctgctcacacCGGGAGAGCTTCCTGTGGCCGGTGCACCAGGCATCCTGTGTCTGTTCCTTGCTGACAGTGTATGCAGGCCTTTTTGGGACTGCATGCCCAGGGCCAGCCTGACAGCTCTTTGGGGCTGAGATCTTGTCTTTCTATGCATCTGCATCCTAAAATTGCCATGGTCATCTATATTGCTCCAATAGTATTTCGTCCTGCAGGGTGGTAgagtaaaagaagcagagaaCACTGACCTTACACAGGGTGAGAATGACCTCTCACTGTCTCTTTCCCCTGCAGAGAGCTGAAGAAGACAACCGGTGACTGGTTCTATGACCAAAGAATCAATCGCTTTGCAAACGGGCCGGGGAGCGACATAGTGAGAATGTCCCTTCGGCGCAAACCTCCAGGTAGGAACAGCCaagctctgggtggggaggggccctaTCCTAAAAAACCACCTCTGGGATGCAGCCTAGTTGACGGCCTCCATGTGGAGAGGCCAAGGACACAGGCCCCATTTCCCCCCAGGGGGACCTCCAGGTTGGATGGAGGCACTTGTTTTCTTGCTCATGGCGATGTCAGAGTTAGCACTTTGATGGGGAAATAAGATGCCTGAGGTCTCTGCAGGCTACCCCTCCTGGGCTGCTCTCCTGCCATCTTCGTTGCCTTGGCATTGTTTTTTATATTCTTCCAGCCAACAAAAGGGAGACAGTGGGGCAAACCCTTCTCCAGCAGGCACAGTCGAACGATCCAAAAGACTCCCCCATGGCAAAGCAGAAGAATCTCCAGGAGCGACAGAAGGAGTCCAGGTGAGTCTTGAGTCCATCCTGCAGGTGTCCTCTGTTGGAGCCTCTGCAGAAAGAGGGAACTAGATCCCACCTTCCCTGCATTCACCTCAGATTTCTCAGGGACGCAATGACCTGAAATCCATGTGCATGAGGCAGAGCAGTGGGCTTTGAGAAGATGTTCTCTCTAATGGGAAGAGGGCTGGTAGCTGTAGAGGGCatagaccagcatttctcaaatacgGCCATGTCAGCCTCCAAACCATGGGTggagattggggtggggggcaaagcagtgcccagcttttcccctgagTAGCTGGTACCAAAGGCAGTGAGCCGTGCTGCCTTGGTGTATGTGCTGGCGCCACCAGCAGGAATCAGTGCCCTGCACCGTGCAACTTCCTCAAGCACATCTGGAGACACACGAGGTCAGTTCGTGCAGTGCTGGAGGCAGCTGTGGCTTTTGGTCCCCGGGGCACTCCTTTAGGCAGCTCCCCCATTCCTGCCAGGCTGCCAGCTTTCCCCGGGGCAGGCTCTCACTGAAGAGCTGtgggaggcaggagcagagaaACAGGTTTGTCAGAGTGGCCATCCAGCAAGagctggtggctgcactctgaggtaaccaaaaaatttgttgagaacccctggcacaGAGTGAGTCTTACTGTCGGATGCTACAGCAGATGACTGTGGATCTCTAGGCTTTGGCAAATAAACTGGGGAAGATTCCTTCCTCagttaccctcccagccctggggcaggggaccTGGGCTATCTGTCACTCCCAATTTCCCTCGCACAGACAGTCAGATACCATGCCTGATGGGCGTATTAGAAAATCACTTCAAGGTGTGATGTAAGACTGGCCAAGAACCATGAATTTCAGAAGGGCCAAACCAGTGCTGTTGCTCCTGCCCTGTTCATTCAGCCAGAAGGCCCCCAGCATGATACCCTCCCCTTGTTGGTGAGATGCTTTGGTGCTTGTTGGTTACACTTGATCAGCTGGCTATGCTTGTGTCCCATGGGCTTTATGTGATATTCTACCTCTTGTATCGTTTCATATGATCAACCATGTCCTTCTGTTGCCTGCAGTGGGAATGATACCATCCCTCGGCCACGGGGCGCTGAGCTGGAATCTGTTGTCCTAAAAGAGGAACCATGGGAGATGGGTGTTATCCCAGCCCATTATGCTTTCTGGCACATAAatgactaacatggctacccctttgatatcTGGCACCAAAGTGGCTTATCTGGGTGATGGCATGAAAATGTAAATTACGATGGCTGTCTGGTAATGCCACTCTGTTTTATGGAGACCGTATACAGCTAAAATAGACCAGACCTTTTTAAAGCTCCCTCTTTTTGTTGATGCTCCTTTCCAGGCCCCTTCCTGATGCTGTTAGATGAGGATTTGCTGTTGTGTAACCCAACCCTCCAGTGGAGTTTTCCAGAGAGCTGCAACAGGTCTCCAAGCCGATCCAGCTCTCCCATGATCAATGTGGTGGTGTTCTGATGCAGGTCAAATCTGATCAAACCCTTCTCTTATTGACCTACAAATCCACCACGTGGCTCTGCTTATCTGAAACCTATCTCCTGCCCTTATAAATAAAATGGCTGCGTTCAGGGGCTGGTATCTTCTTCTAGGCCCTGTGCAGCAAAAATCAAAGTGCTGCCAGTTGCCCCAAAGGCCCATATTGCCATACAGCATAGTGGCTGACACCCTGGATCTCCCTGTCTCTCAGGAGGGGTTGGGCCTCCTGCACTGCAGTCTGGAATTGCCTTTCCTACCATAGGGACAGATCTGTTTTTTCCCAGCATGTCTCCTGAAGCCTTGGACCCCCGAGATGGGAAGAGTGATACCGAGTCCATGGAGAACATGAGTCTGGATGGGTACAGACCCAATGTCGCTGGCACAGGTGTCAGATCCAGGTTAGAGATTGATTCCTGTGCCCCAAAACTGTCAACAGGAGTGGTCAGGTGCTTGGCTCTTCCCACTTCCTGTGTTGCTGtcttctccctgcctccccctccttaAGTAAATGGTTCaaagggcagatggagggtcctTTAAAGATTTGGAGTAGGAGGAAAGGGGCATGCTTTAGGGATGCTTCTGAAGGTGAGCTGGGATCCCACTTTCCAGAAATGCTTAGCAGAGACACTAATGGGGAGATGACTCCCATACCTGTTCTAgatgctgctcccctccccttccagttGGTACAGCTGTCTCCCAAACCCTGGTCCCTTTAGAGCCCATGGCTGCTCCGGTCCATGTGCTGAACAGGCTGGTGCTCAGCTGCCTGTTAAGTCCTGATAGACCCAGAAGGCCTCGAGCCACGAGAGGAACTGGgagcagtgctgctgcagcctgaaGAGTAGATAACTCTGAGCTGGCTGTGATGCAGGCAGAGTGGCAAGTGCAAAATGCAGTGCTAGGGGAAAATGTGTTTAAATCTTACACTGGGTAAGCAGGATTCCACCATGTCTTCCCCTGCTCATTCCTTTAGCACATGGTGCTGGTAGATGGAGACACTCTAATGTTactcagaaggctgttccaatgcttgttgagagagtcaagatatTGGCTGATAAGCAAGCTAACTCCGGTTGCTAGGCGGACTCCCCCCAAAAGAGCTCTCATGCTGGATGGATACAGAGCTAGTCTGACTTTTTCCTCTACTGTCTGCAGGAGAAACTCCCTGGATAAAACTGTCGCTTTCCAAGAGGGGAAGCAAAGGCCTGGTCCCGTGGGCTCCAACGTATCCACCTTGCCCATCCCCACCCGCTCCAGAGACACTACTCCCTCTGGCTCAGAAAGTGTACGTGTCCGCTACCACCGCTGCAGTGATTGGGCTCTCCTGCCCTGTGAGGTTGGGGGTTATACACAGTCTAGTTCCCCCTCTCTGAACAGCCTGTTTTCCCTTCATAGGAGGCTCGTGTGGGGAGCCATGGTGCAGTATCCGCAGATGAGAATGAAACCATATTCAAGAAGAACCCCAGGAGAATCCTGAGGCCTGCAGGTGAGTTCCTGCCTGGGGACCCTGGCAGCTGTGCTCTGGGAAACAAAGTGCAGGGCTGAGTCTGGATACCTTgattctgttcctgcctctgctgctgacctgttgagtgaccttagacaagtcacttcaccccacCTCAGTTCCTCCGCCCTCAGAAGGGGAATAGCGAAGCTTCTCCACTTCTGTAACACACCTTGACCAGTAGATGAGCGAGCACTAGATACGCCTGTAACAGTGTGCTAGCACTGTACTAACAGCTGGGATTGGAGGCATCTCACCTTCCTGTCTCTGACACAGACTACACCAAGTCAGTGATTGATCTGCGCCCGGAGGAGCTGGGAAGTGAAAGCAGCTCCATGGGAGACAGAAGCAAGTCGGTCCCAGGTCTCAAAACTGAAGTGGTGAGAGCCTATTGAGCTGCATTGCATCAACTTGTTTGCTTAACAGAGGGAGGCTTCTCCTTCACGCCACCTTTCTCTGAGGCCCATGGGATCGAGGGGGAGTTGCTCCCCACCTGGCCTTCTTCCATTTCAGTTCAGCTGCAGATTACCATGCTGTTATCTAAACTTCCAGTGAAGCTCAGACCCTATTGCACATCTGCGGGTCTCTAGTCTCACATCTTGTCTGAATGAGctttctggggctgggggggaggaacTTAGTCAGGTCACTGGTCTCCTCTGTGCTCAGGGCATCTTCCCCCGGTCCAAGGCGAGTACACCTGATGGGACTGGGTGTTGGGCGAGAAGccttcaggtatgtctacacagcaagtagCACCCCACAGCAGCGAATCTCAGAACCTGGCTTAACTGACTCGGGCTTGCACTGTAGGGCTACAGATGGCTATTTAGACATTGAGGGTTGGTCCTAAGCCGAGGCACTCAGACCCTCCCAACTTGCCAGGTTTCACCAGACCGAGCCTTGAACGTCTACATGGCTATCTTTAGCCCTGTAGCAggagcctgagtcaattgacccaggctctgggactcattgctatgtagatgtacccatagtggctgaggctgcttccccctggCAGGGTTGCTGCTGGAGGGTCTAGCTGCCTTGGTTTTCCAGCTGGTATGGATGGCTATATCCCTTGTTgcaggatgaggaagaggaagacattGACAACCTGGTGGAGATCCATCGCCGGAGGACGGCCAGAAGCAGCATGCGCAGCGGCACCTCTTCGgtgagtcatagactcatagaatgttagggttggaagagacctctggaggtcatctaatccagccctctgctcaaagcaggaccaatccccaacaaaatcatcccagccagggctttgtcaagccaggccttaaaaacctctaagaatgaagactctccctaggtaacccattccagtgcttcaccaccctccaagtgaaagtgtttcctaatatccaacctagacctcccacactgcaacttgagaccattgctccttgttctgtcatctgccaccactgagaacagccgagctccatcctctttggaaccccccttcacgtagtagaaggctactatcaaatccccccctctgGCTTTGCCACCAGAGtccctctggctctgctgccacttccccaccccGGGACTGCAGGAAGACATGCTTGAGTGAGGATTGGGGTTAGGAAGCGGGGAGGCAGAACTGTTTCGTGGTTAGAGCACAGAGTTAGCTAGGTACTGTGCCAAACTCTGCCTTAGACTTTCAGCTTGAGCTTCTCTCTCTGATAGAGCTTGCAAGAGGGTGTGAAAAGTGCTGAGTACTTACCACAGCAAACTGGTTGGAGGAAGGGGACTCCAATCCAGTGGTCAGGAGGGCAAATATGGGGGGAGGAATTGGAAATATGCTAGTAAATCTTACTAGGATCATGACTTTCAGAGCACGCTGGGGAGCATGGTCAGCATTTACAGCGAAGCTGGTGACTTCGGCAATGTCTGTGTCACAGGAGAGATTGCCTTCTCTCTGAG
It includes:
- the SYTL4 gene encoding synaptotagmin-like protein 4 isoform X1, with protein sequence MSEAVDLSFLSEAERDMILQVLQRDEELRKAEERRVRRLKNELLEIRRKGAKRGSQRYSERTCARCQQSLGRVSPKANSCRGCNHLVCRDCRSYSINSTWRCKVCTKEAELKKTTGDWFYDQRINRFANGPGSDIVRMSLRRKPPANKRETVGQTLLQQAQSNDPKDSPMAKQKNLQERQKESSMSPEALDPRDGKSDTESMENMSLDGYRPNVAGTGVRSRRNSLDKTVAFQEGKQRPGPVGSNVSTLPIPTRSRDTTPSGSESEARVGSHGAVSADENETIFKKNPRRILRPADYTKSVIDLRPEELGSESSSMGDRSKSVPGLKTEVDEEEEDIDNLVEIHRRRTARSSMRSGTSSSTLGSMVSIYSEAGDFGNVCVTGEIAFSLSYEHKTQTLFIHVKECRQLAYADEAKKRSNPYVKTYLLPDKSRQGKRKTTIKRNSVNPLYNELLKYEISKSLLLTRTLQFSVWHHDRFGRNTFLGEVEIPMDSWNFESQLEERLPLHGKAGADSAGSQQYRGELVVSMKYIPSSKHPGAGNGKKGKQEEGGELQVWIKEAKNLMAAKSGGTSDSFVKGYLLPLRNKATKRKTPVMKKTLNPHYNHTFVYNGISPEDLQHICLELTVWDREPLSSNDFLGGVRLGVGNGMSKGQVVDWMDSTGEEVSLWQKMLQFPGSWAEGTLQLRSTMAKPGA
- the SYTL4 gene encoding synaptotagmin-like protein 4 isoform X2, which encodes MSEAVDLSFLSEAERDMILQVLQRDEELRKAEERRVRRLKNELLEIRRKGAKRGSQRYSERTCARCQQSLGRVSPKANSCRGCNHLVCRDCRSYSINSTWRCKVCTKEAELKKTTGDWFYDQRINRFANGPGSDIVRMSLRRKPPANKRETVGQTLLQQAQSNDPKDSPMAKQKNLQERQKESSMSPEALDPRDGKSDTESMENMSLDGYRPNVAGTGVRSRRNSLDKTVAFQEGKQRPGPVGSNVSTLPIPTRSRDTTPSGSESEARVGSHGAVSADENETIFKKNPRRILRPADYTKSVIDLRPEELGSESSSMGDRSKSVPGLKTEVDEEEEDIDNLVEIHRRRTARSSMRSGTSSYEISKSLLLTRTLQFSVWHHDRFGRNTFLGEVEIPMDSWNFESQLEERLPLHGKAGADSAGSQQYRGELVVSMKYIPSSKHPGAGNGKKGKQEEGGELQVWIKEAKNLMAAKSGGTSDSFVKGYLLPLRNKATKRKTPVMKKTLNPHYNHTFVYNGISPEDLQHICLELTVWDREPLSSNDFLGGVRLGVGNGMSKGQVVDWMDSTGEEVSLWQKMLQFPGSWAEGTLQLRSTMAKPGA